A genome region from Natronobeatus ordinarius includes the following:
- a CDS encoding DUF7409 domain-containing protein: MSKENVVEESGDAVTTVDPAARAELEAAGIAPEAVANKEWSYRSLLDVGVDESVATALRRQFSLPWSFEADGDLDRRSSEVRGLGEREREWVAASADEDWQAFDAVRTRAEDDESEEQKERPYPRPTPVTAVTGVSPENAERLAEAGIISAERLATIDAGEVAKLLELDVLHVRMWRYNARELLS, from the coding sequence GTGAGCAAGGAAAACGTCGTCGAAGAATCCGGTGACGCCGTCACGACCGTCGACCCCGCCGCTCGCGCGGAACTCGAGGCGGCCGGCATTGCGCCCGAGGCGGTCGCGAACAAGGAGTGGTCCTACCGGTCGCTGCTCGACGTCGGCGTCGACGAATCGGTGGCGACCGCGCTCCGCCGACAGTTCTCCCTGCCGTGGTCGTTCGAGGCCGACGGCGATCTCGACCGACGCTCGAGTGAGGTCCGTGGCCTGGGCGAGCGAGAGCGCGAATGGGTCGCCGCCAGCGCAGACGAGGACTGGCAGGCGTTCGACGCCGTCAGAACTCGAGCCGAGGACGACGAGTCGGAGGAGCAAAAAGAGCGGCCGTATCCGCGGCCGACCCCGGTGACGGCCGTCACGGGCGTTAGTCCCGAAAACGCGGAGCGACTCGCTGAGGCGGGGATCATCTCCGCAGAGCGACTCGCGACGATCGACGCCGGCGAAGTCGCGAAGCTGCTCGAGCTGGACGTACTCCACGTCCGGATGTGGCGGTACAACGCACGCGAGTTGCTCAGCTGA
- a CDS encoding 3-hydroxyacyl-CoA dehydrogenase family protein produces MVRENIDRIGVVGAGTMGSGIAQVAATNGYEVVMRDIEDDFVQNGFETIEGSLARFDEKGVLEESPEAIVERIEGTTELGDLAACDVVVEAALENMDVKKEIFEDLEAVVDEDVLLATNTSTLSITSIAAATDSPERVVGLHFMNPVPIMEGVEIVVGQKTDEAVVSLAHDLAEDLGKTTWESDDKPGFVTNRILMPWLNEGIRAYDEGVASKEDIDAGMELGTNVPMGPLTLADHIGLDICLHASETLYEELGDRYKPAYLLKRKVEAGELGKKTGKGFYEYD; encoded by the coding sequence ATGGTTCGTGAAAACATCGACCGAATTGGCGTCGTCGGCGCAGGCACGATGGGGAGCGGCATCGCACAGGTCGCCGCCACGAACGGCTACGAGGTCGTCATGCGCGACATCGAGGACGACTTCGTCCAGAACGGTTTCGAGACCATCGAGGGGAGCCTGGCGCGCTTCGACGAGAAAGGGGTCCTCGAGGAGTCCCCCGAGGCGATCGTCGAACGGATCGAGGGGACGACCGAGCTCGGCGACCTCGCCGCCTGTGACGTCGTCGTCGAGGCGGCCCTCGAGAACATGGACGTGAAAAAAGAGATCTTCGAGGACCTCGAGGCGGTCGTCGACGAGGACGTGCTGCTCGCGACGAACACGAGCACGCTCTCGATCACGTCGATCGCCGCGGCCACGGACTCGCCCGAGCGCGTCGTCGGGCTTCACTTCATGAACCCGGTGCCCATCATGGAGGGCGTCGAGATCGTCGTCGGACAGAAGACCGACGAAGCGGTCGTCTCCCTCGCGCACGACCTCGCCGAGGACCTCGGGAAGACGACCTGGGAGTCAGACGACAAGCCGGGATTCGTCACGAACCGCATCCTGATGCCCTGGCTCAACGAGGGCATCCGCGCCTACGACGAGGGCGTCGCCAGCAAGGAGGATATCGACGCGGGGATGGAACTCGGCACCAACGTCCCGATGGGGCCGCTCACGCTCGCCGACCACATCGGACTCGACATCTGTCTGCACGCCTCGGAGACGCTGTACGAGGAGCTTGGCGACCGGTACAAGCCGGCCTACCTGCTGAAGCGGAAGGTCGAGGCGGGCGAACTCGGCAAGAAGACCGGAAAGGGCTTCTACGAGTACGACTAG